One Euphorbia lathyris chromosome 1, ddEupLath1.1, whole genome shotgun sequence DNA segment encodes these proteins:
- the LOC136224783 gene encoding dehydration-responsive element-binding protein 1A-like — MDDGSSHFSDPLPLEGFQFDPLSSSSPLSDSRSATRANFSDEEVVMLASSHPKKRAGRKKFKETRHPIYRGVRRRNSGKWVCELREPNKKTRIWLGTFATLEMAARAHDVAALALRGKSACLNFADSAWRLPVPDSTDPRDIQKAAAEAAKAFAPVEETEAGSKNMEMEITAGTDATTSDNAFYMDEEEAGFGMPGLLANMAEGMLLSPPHCVSESRDNSIETDIEADLPLWNFST; from the coding sequence ATGGATGATGGTTCCTCTCACTTTTCCGACCCACTTCCTTTAGAAGGTTTTCAGTTTGAtcctttatcttcttcttcgCCGCTATCGGATAGTCGGAGTGCCACCCGAGCTAATTTTTCCGATGAGGAAGTCGTCATGTTAGCTTCAAGTCACCCCAAGAAGCGAGCAGGAAGAAAGAAATTTAAGGAAACTAGGCATCCGATTTACCGCGGGGTTCGCCGGAGGAACTCCGGCAAGTGGGTTTGTGAACTTAGAGAGCCTAACAAGAAAACAAGGATTTGGTTGGGTACTTTTGCGACACTGGAAATGGCTGCTCGTGCTCATGACGTGGCAGCTCTCGCTTTGAGAGGAAAGTCAGCGTGCTTGAACTTTGCTGATTCGGCTTGGCGGCTTCCGGTACCGGATTCTACTGATCCGAGAGATATTCAAAAGGCGGCGGCTGAGGCGGCCAAAGCATTTGCTCCGGTGGAGGAGACAGAGGCCGGAAGTAAAAATATGGAGATGGAGATCACAGCAGGAACTGATGCAACGACGTCGGATAATGCGTTTTATATGGATGAAGAAGAGGCGGGTTTTGGAATGCCGGGGTTACTAGCAAATATGGCTGAAGGAATGCTATTGTCTCCACCACATTGTGTTTCGGAAAGTCGAGATAACAGTATTGAAACAGACATTGAAGCTGATTTGCCGTTATGGAATTTTTCTACATAG